The genomic stretch AACGCATATTGCCAAAGAAAAAAAGCTATCAGCGGGTGAGGGGGGGGTGAAAATTGAAGTGATTGATTTGGACAATTACTTTTCCATTGGAGTTAATGATGTCGTCGATCTGGTGTGTGAGGAAGCGGCTGCGGACTACGGAGAAATTTTGTTCGATCCATTCGATTTTCAAAAGTCCGTTCTTCTTAAAAACGAAGATTTCTGCTCTCTATTCATGGAAGAGCTTCGATTGAATGGGCAAAATCTGTGCCGACAGATACAAGACAGCACGATTAAGTTGACGTATCAATGTTATGACAGCGCGGTCCACAAATTCTGGAATATCACCATACATAGACTGTACGCTGATTTGACGGATGTCAGAAAACCTAAGCCGACTAGGTTCAGACAGGTTGTAGAGAAGGTTTGTCGTCATTTTGGGTCGACACCCTACCATACACACAAAGAAATCTATGCGAGGTTTAAGATGGAGTTCTCCCAATTCCATTGGGTTCCTGAGGTGAGGTCTGTTGATGTTCTAATTTCTCATCTATTTAGAACGGATGGTGAATTGTATGGCTTGGATCGGGATATTTCCAGTATGTTAGCAAGGGTGTAGCCTTAGAGAGTAAGGGGCGCTCCTGAATTGCAGTCCACTGGCAAAAAGACGAAGCGATTTTCAGAGGGATCTCTATGGACAACCCTTCTGACAGGTGATAATTCCCAGAAATCCTACTGGCCTCAGATTCGTTCTGGGGCCGTTATCTTTGTGGGATGACATGAGCTGGGGACCTTCGGGGCCCTAAAGACTGGCCACCTTAGTAGTCATTGTCCAATAGGGACAGGCGGACGGGGGGCTTACACATAGCGGGTCCAAAGACAAAAACCTAAGGATCCGCAGCGATGGGGAAACCCATCGTAGCTAAACGGAAGACAGAAAGCATGGCACTTAAGTCGTATAAGCCGACGACGCCGGGCCAGCGTGGGCTGGTTCTGATCGACCGTTCGGAGCTTTGGAAAGGGCGTCCGGTTAAATCTCTCACTGAGGGTTTGACCAAAAAGGGCGGCCGGAACAACACCGGACGGATTACGATGCGCCGCAAAGGTGGCGGGGCAAAACGCCTCTATCGTATCGTCGATTTCAAACGTAACAAATTCGATATTGCGGCAACCGTTGAACGGATCGAGTATGACCCGAACCGGACCGCGTTTATCGCTCTGATCAAATACGAAGATGGTGAGCAGGCCTATATCCTGGCGCCTCAGCGTCTTGGCGTTGGTGACAAGGTCATTGCTTCAGCAAAGGCAGACATCAAGCCCGGCAACACAATGCCTTTCTCTGGCATGCCGATTGGTACCATCATTCACAACATCGAAATGAAGCCCGGCAAAGGCGGCCAGATCGCCCGTGCAGCCGGTACCTACGCTCAGTTCGTTGGTCGTGACGGTGGCTACGCTCAGATCCGCCTGTCCTCGGGCGAGCTGCGTCTGGTGCGTCAGGAATGCCTGGCCACAGTTGGTGCCGTGTCGAACCCCGACAACTCCAACCAGAACTTTGGTAAAGCGGGCCGCATGCGTCACAAGGGCATCCGCCCTTCGGTACGTGGTGTTGTCATGAACCCGATCGATCACCCACACGGTGGTGGTGAAGGTCGTACCTCTGGTGGTCGTCACCCGGTAACCCCATGGGGTAAGCCGACCAAAGGTAAGCGCACCCGTAACAAAAACAAAGCGTCGCAAAAGCTGATTATCCGCTCGCGTCACGCCAAGAAGAAGGGACGTTAATTTATGTCTCGCTCTGTATGGAAAGGTCCTTTTGTCGACAGCTACGTGCTTAAAAAAGCCGAAGCTGCGCGCGAGTCGGGCCGTAATGATGTCATCAAAATCTGGTCTCGTCGTTCCACCATTCTGCCCCAGTTCGTGGGTCTGACATTTGGTGTTTACAACGGCCACAAGCACATTCCCGTAAACGTCTCGGAAGACATGATTGGTCAGAAGTTTGGTGAGTATTCGCCAACGCGCACCTATTATGGTCACGCCGCTGACAAAAAAGCGAAGCGGAAATAAGTCATGGGTAAGGTACAAAATCCCCGCCGCGTGGCAGACAACGAAGCAATGGCGAAAACTCGCATGCTGCGTACCTCCCCGCAAAAGCTGAACTTGGTTGCGCAAATGATCCGCGGCAAGAAAGTCGACAAGGCTCTGATCGACCTGACTTTCTCGAACAAGCGCGTGGCGCAGGACGTGAAGAAATGCCTTCAGTCCGCGATTGCCAATGCTGAAAACAACCACAACCTGGACGTTGACGAGCTGATCGTTGCCGAGGCCTGGGTTGGTAAGAACATGACCCTCAAGCGTGGTCGTCCACGGGCGCGTGGTCGTTTCGGCAAGATCTTGAAACCGTTCGCTGAGATCACCATCAAGGTGCGTCAAGTTGAGGAGCAAGCCTAATGGGACATAAAGTCAATCCGGTTGGCATGCGCCTGCAGATCAACCGCACCTGGGACAGCCGCTGGTACGCCGACACCAAAGATTTTGGTGATCTGCTGCTGGAAGACATCAAGCTGCGCGATTTCATCAAGGATGAGTGCAAGCAGGCCGGCATCGCTCGCGTGATCATTGAACGCCCTCACAAGAAATGCCGTGTGACAATCCACACTGCACGTCCTGGCGTGATCATCGGCAAAAAAGGCGCTGACATCGAAGTGCTTCGCAAGAAGCTGGCCTCGATGACAGACTCGGAACTGCACCTCAACATCGTTGAAGTGCGCAAGCCCGAGCTGGACGCGCAGCTGGTTGGTGAGTCCATTGCTCAGCAGCTGGAACGTCGTGTATCCTTCCGTCGCGCGATGAAGCGTGCCGTACAGTCTGCCATGCGTATGGGCGCCCTGGGTATCCGGGTGAACGTTGCTGGCCGTCTGGGTGGCGCTGAAATCGCCCGTACCGAATGGTACCGCGAAGGTCGTGTGCCTCTGCACACTCTGCGCGCCGACATCGATTACGCTCACAACGAAGCCATGACACCTTACGGTATCATCGGGATCAAAACCTGGATCTTCAAAGGCGAGATCATGGAACACGATCCTCAGGCACGTGACCGTAAAGCACAGGAACTCCAGGACGGCCCTGCACCTCGTGGTGCTGGTGGCGGTCGTCGCTAAGGAGAGAATAGATGCTTCAACCAAAGCGTACCAAATTCCGTAAAATGCACAAAGGCCGGATCAAAGGCGACGCCAAAGGCGGCTCCGATCTGAACTTTGGCACTTTCGGCCTCAAGGCAACCACACCTGAGCGCGTCACCGCGCGTCAGATCGAAGCTGCCCGTCGTGCCATGACCCGTCACATGAAACGTCAGGGTCGTGTCTGGATCCGTATCTTCCCAGATACCCCAGTGACCTCCAAGCCCGTCGAAGTTCGTATGGGTAAGGGTAAAGGTTCCGTGGATTATTGGGCATGCAAGGTCAAACCTGGCCGTGTGATGTTCGAAATCGACGGCGTCAACGAAGAAATCGCCCGTGAGGCCCTGCGCCTGGCCGCGATGAAGCTTCCGGTGAAAACCCGCGTCGTGGTTCGCGAAGACTGGTAAGCCCTGCCTTCGGAAAAAATAGAAACCCCCGCCGAGAAATCGGCGGGGGTTTTTCTGTTTTAGGCTTACGGTCTCAGCCTCCCAGGGTGGTTTTGACCCGATGACGGCTTGCGGGGGCCGCGCTCCAAAACAGTGGTGGCGGCACCGGCAGAGAAGCTTTCCAAAAGGGCAAGCCACTTTATCCGGCGCGCTTGGGCTTTGCGGTGGCGCTTGTGGCACGTCAGCAGACCACCTGCCTCGCTAGCACGTCAGCGCGCGGCTTTATGGCGATACGCGGCAGCTCCGTGATTTTGTATCCGAGCGCGGTGTAGGTCTCTCGCATGACTGTGCAGGTTGCTTCAGCTTCGGCGCGGGACTGCTTGCGCTCGGCATCTTGTTGGAAAATGGCATCCCAGAACGGCGCCAGGAAGACGCGACGGTTGTACCGGGTTGCCTTGGCTGTTGCGGTGACGTGAGGCGGCACGGTGAGGCCGCAGAGGGTCAGGTAGCCGAGGGTGTCGGGAAGGCCACGGTCAAAGATCACCGGGCCTGTGAGCGCCTGTGCGGTGGAATAGGCATCCAGATCGCGCTCTAGCATCTTCTGGGCAAAGGCCTGGCGATCCGCCCAGGGAAGGGCATCTCCGCCGCTCTGGACCTCATCGCGAATGATCGCGCGGCCGGATTCGGGAACTGTGTGAAAGCCGCGGCGGGCGAGCTCGGTGATCAGGCTGGTTTTGCCCGCACCTGGCCCGCCCGTCACGACAAAGAACTTGTCGCTCATGGGCTATCCTCGGGTGTGACAGGGGAAAGGCTGCGACGGGATCAACACGCCGAAGGGCACGAATCGAAGCAGCATGAATTTTGCAGGAAAAACAGCACCCGTCTGCACGGCAGATGCAAATGCTCTGAAGCGGCGGCGAGACTTGTCTGATGCTTGTAAGAGTGATTTGGTGGAGCCTAGGAGGATCGAACTCCTGACCTCCTGCATGCCATGCAGGCGCTCTCCCAGCTGAGCTAAGGCCCCAAATCACACCGTTAGAACATCCTGGCCATTTGGCCGCTCCGTCTTGCGGTGTGAGGGTGATTTAAGGGACGATGCAGCAGGCCGCAAGTGGAAAATGCACCATCGTCGAGAGTTTTTTTGCCGGGCGCCCCTGCAGGTGTTTTGCAAGGCTGCCTGCATTTGCTCACTTGGATCCCCAGGCAGCCTACTGGCTGCTTGGGAGAGCAAAATCACATCAGGTGATCTTAGGAATCGTCGTCTTCTGAGGCGACGTCCGCGATCTCTTCGAGAGGCACGGTATCGGAATCATCGTCATCATCGTCCAGAACATCATCGCCCAGATCCAGATCGACATCTTCGTCATCTTCCAGAACGTCTGTATCATCCGCGTCGTTTTCTTTTGCCTTGGCGCTGGCAGCATCTGCGGCGTCAGCTTCGATCATCCGGCTTTTGCCAGTGCTCAGCTCGACAACTTCGCCCGTGTAGGGGCTGACGATCGGGTTTTTATTCAGGTCATAAAACCGTTTGCCGGTGGTTGGGCAGACGCGCTTTACGCCCCATTCTTCGTTGGGCATGTGGGTCCCCTTGATTTACTGGTGAGTCGTATCGACGATTCAGTTGCCTTGCCATATGAGGTGAGCACTGTCAAAGCCTTTGCCGTGAAGGGGCGCCGCCATGAGCGCATATCACCTGCCAGGAAACCCGCCGGTTCCTCTTGTCCTGCGCCGCTCAGCGCGGGCCAAGCGCATCAGTCTGCGGATTTCTGCCCTGGATAGCAGGGTGACCCTGACACTGCCCAGCCGTGTGCCAGCCCGCGAGGCTCTGGACTTTGCCGCCGAAAAAGAAGACTGGATCCGCGCCCACCTGGCGCGCCACCCAGAGGTGGTTGAGGTGGGCTTTGGGACCCTGCTTCCCGTTGAGGGGCAGCAGCGGCAGGTTGTGGCCGGTGGCAAACGCGGTGTGCGGCTGGAGCCGGAGGCGGTTGTGGTCGGCGGCGATAACCCGGCCAGGTCGATTGAACGCTACCTCAAGGAACTGGCACGGGACCGGTTGGCGGCGGCGTCGGACCACTATGCCGCCCAGGTGGGGCGGTCCTACGGTAAGCTGAGCCTGCGGGACACCCGTTCGCGCTGGGGGTCTTGCTCTTCTGCCGGGACATTGATGTATTCCTGGCGCCTGATCCTGGCCCCGTCCGAGGTGCTGTCCTACGTGGCGGCGCATGAGGTGGCGCATCTGGTCGAGATGAACCACTCTGCGGATTTCTGGGCTGTGGTGGCGCAGCTCTATGGTGATAGCGCCGCGCCGCGCCAGTGGCTGCGGAGCGAGGGGGCTGGATTGCACCGCTATCGGTTTGGCTAGCGTCAGAGGCGCCAATTTCGATAGCACGGCGTATTCGGAGGTTGACCAGGGGCTGATTTGTGATCACAGCATGGGCGATGTCCATTTCTGCCAAACCCACCGCTTCATCTACCTCAGATACCACGGCTTCGGCGCATGACCGGGTTTACCGGGCGTTGCGGGCGCGGATCATGTATGGCGATATCGCCCCCGGCGAGGCCCTGACCCTGCGCGGCATTGGTCGCGAATACGGGGTGTCGATGACGCCTGCGCGCGAATCCCTGCGCCGCCTGGTGGCCGAGGGCGCCTTGTCGCTGTCTTCCTCCGGGCGGGTCACAACGCCCGAGCTGAGCAACGAACGGATAGAGGAGCTGGCCGCCCTGCGGGCGTTGTTGGAGGTAGAGCTGTCCAGCCGCGCCCTGCCACGGGCGCATATGGCGCTGATTGACCGGCTGCACAGCATCAATGTCACCATCGCCGAGATGGTCTCCAAACGCGATGCGGTTGGCTATATCCGCAGCAACCTGGAATTTCACCGCACACTCTATCTGCGGGCACAGGCCCCGGCGATGCTGGCCATGGCTGAAACCGTCTGGCTGCAGCTGGGGCCGACGATGCGGGCGCTTTATGGGCGTCTACGGCGTACCGACCCGCCGCAAAACCACCGTCTGATCATCGCCGCGCTCAAGGCGGGGGATGAACCGGGCCTGCGTCTGGCGGTGCGGTCTGACGTGACACAGGGTTTGCGGTTGCTGGTGGTTTAAGCCCCCCCTGAAAAGCAAAACCCCAGCTGCAACAGCTGGGGTTTTGTATTTTATGACAGGGGGCTTTGAAACCGTTTAGGCGGCGAGGCCCTTGGAGCCGATGTCGAGGAACTTTTGACGGCGGTCCTTGATCAGCTCGGCGCCGTCTTTGTCTTTCAGCTCATCCAGCATATCCTGAATGGCGGTGGCCACGGATGCCATGGCCGCCTTGGCGTCGCGATGGGCGCCGCCAAGCGGTTCGGGGATAATCCGGTCGATCACCGCCAGCTCGCGCAGGTTTTGCGCCGTCAGACGCAGGGCCTCGGCGGCCTCGCGCATTTTTTCGGCGTCTTTCCACAGGATCGAGGCACAGCCTTCGGGGGAAATCACCGAATAGACCGCATGTTCCAGCATCGCCACGCGGTTGGCGGTGGCAAAGGCAACCGCGCCACCAGAACCGCCTTCACCGATGATGACGGAAATGACCGGCACGCCGATCTTCAGGCTCATCTCGGTAGAACGGGCAATGGCTTCGGATTGGCCGCGTTCCTCGGCGCCTTTGCCGGGATAGGCGCCCGTGGTGTCGACCAGTGTTACCACCGGCAGGCCAAACCGCCCGGCCATTTCCATCAGGCGCACGGCTTTGCGATAGCCTTCGGGGCGGGCCATGCCAAAGTTATGCAGGATGCGGGCCTTGGTGTTGGAGCCCTTTTCATGGCCGATCACCATCACCGGCTGGTCGTTGAACCGTGCCAGCCCGCCCATCACTGCGAGGTCATCGGCAAAATTGCGATCCCCTGCCAGCGGGGTGTATTCGGTGAACAGCGCGTCGATGTAGTCGCGGCAATGGGGCCGCTCCGGGTGCCGTGCCACCTGACATTTGCGCCAGGGGGTGAGCTCCTTGTAGAGATCTTTCAGCAGCTGCTCGGCCTTGGCGTCCAGCGCCGCGGCCTCGTCGGCGATGTCCATCTCTTCGTTGGCCCGTGCCAGGGCG from Phaeobacter sp. G2 encodes the following:
- the rplB gene encoding 50S ribosomal protein L2, with translation MALKSYKPTTPGQRGLVLIDRSELWKGRPVKSLTEGLTKKGGRNNTGRITMRRKGGGAKRLYRIVDFKRNKFDIAATVERIEYDPNRTAFIALIKYEDGEQAYILAPQRLGVGDKVIASAKADIKPGNTMPFSGMPIGTIIHNIEMKPGKGGQIARAAGTYAQFVGRDGGYAQIRLSSGELRLVRQECLATVGAVSNPDNSNQNFGKAGRMRHKGIRPSVRGVVMNPIDHPHGGGEGRTSGGRHPVTPWGKPTKGKRTRNKNKASQKLIIRSRHAKKKGR
- the rpsS gene encoding 30S ribosomal protein S19 gives rise to the protein MSRSVWKGPFVDSYVLKKAEAARESGRNDVIKIWSRRSTILPQFVGLTFGVYNGHKHIPVNVSEDMIGQKFGEYSPTRTYYGHAADKKAKRK
- the rplV gene encoding 50S ribosomal protein L22 — translated: MGKVQNPRRVADNEAMAKTRMLRTSPQKLNLVAQMIRGKKVDKALIDLTFSNKRVAQDVKKCLQSAIANAENNHNLDVDELIVAEAWVGKNMTLKRGRPRARGRFGKILKPFAEITIKVRQVEEQA
- the rpsC gene encoding 30S ribosomal protein S3, whose protein sequence is MGHKVNPVGMRLQINRTWDSRWYADTKDFGDLLLEDIKLRDFIKDECKQAGIARVIIERPHKKCRVTIHTARPGVIIGKKGADIEVLRKKLASMTDSELHLNIVEVRKPELDAQLVGESIAQQLERRVSFRRAMKRAVQSAMRMGALGIRVNVAGRLGGAEIARTEWYREGRVPLHTLRADIDYAHNEAMTPYGIIGIKTWIFKGEIMEHDPQARDRKAQELQDGPAPRGAGGGRR
- the rplP gene encoding 50S ribosomal protein L16, with the protein product MLQPKRTKFRKMHKGRIKGDAKGGSDLNFGTFGLKATTPERVTARQIEAARRAMTRHMKRQGRVWIRIFPDTPVTSKPVEVRMGKGKGSVDYWACKVKPGRVMFEIDGVNEEIAREALRLAAMKLPVKTRVVVREDW
- a CDS encoding AAA family ATPase translates to MSDKFFVVTGGPGAGKTSLITELARRGFHTVPESGRAIIRDEVQSGGDALPWADRQAFAQKMLERDLDAYSTAQALTGPVIFDRGLPDTLGYLTLCGLTVPPHVTATAKATRYNRRVFLAPFWDAIFQQDAERKQSRAEAEATCTVMRETYTALGYKITELPRIAIKPRADVLARQVVC
- a CDS encoding TIGR02300 family protein, translated to MPNEEWGVKRVCPTTGKRFYDLNKNPIVSPYTGEVVELSTGKSRMIEADAADAASAKAKENDADDTDVLEDDEDVDLDLGDDVLDDDDDDSDTVPLEEIADVASEDDDS
- a CDS encoding M48 family metallopeptidase, with the translated sequence MSAYHLPGNPPVPLVLRRSARAKRISLRISALDSRVTLTLPSRVPAREALDFAAEKEDWIRAHLARHPEVVEVGFGTLLPVEGQQRQVVAGGKRGVRLEPEAVVVGGDNPARSIERYLKELARDRLAAASDHYAAQVGRSYGKLSLRDTRSRWGSCSSAGTLMYSWRLILAPSEVLSYVAAHEVAHLVEMNHSADFWAVVAQLYGDSAAPRQWLRSEGAGLHRYRFG
- a CDS encoding GntR family transcriptional regulator, with the translated sequence MSISAKPTASSTSDTTASAHDRVYRALRARIMYGDIAPGEALTLRGIGREYGVSMTPARESLRRLVAEGALSLSSSGRVTTPELSNERIEELAALRALLEVELSSRALPRAHMALIDRLHSINVTIAEMVSKRDAVGYIRSNLEFHRTLYLRAQAPAMLAMAETVWLQLGPTMRALYGRLRRTDPPQNHRLIIAALKAGDEPGLRLAVRSDVTQGLRLLVV
- a CDS encoding acetyl-CoA carboxylase carboxyltransferase subunit alpha, which encodes MTQYLEFEKPLAEIEGKAEELRALARANEEMDIADEAAALDAKAEQLLKDLYKELTPWRKCQVARHPERPHCRDYIDALFTEYTPLAGDRNFADDLAVMGGLARFNDQPVMVIGHEKGSNTKARILHNFGMARPEGYRKAVRLMEMAGRFGLPVVTLVDTTGAYPGKGAEERGQSEAIARSTEMSLKIGVPVISVIIGEGGSGGAVAFATANRVAMLEHAVYSVISPEGCASILWKDAEKMREAAEALRLTAQNLRELAVIDRIIPEPLGGAHRDAKAAMASVATAIQDMLDELKDKDGAELIKDRRQKFLDIGSKGLAA